From a single Collibacillus ludicampi genomic region:
- a CDS encoding tyrosine-type recombinase/integrase gives MSVPRNVKRAGVPVLSPHALRHTHAVHLLEAGANIKYVSERLGHASVKITADTYLHVTKKIEDDALTLYESYLENRAKNGQAEISEPKTLDA, from the coding sequence ATGAGCGTACCGAGGAATGTCAAACGGGCTGGTGTTCCTGTTTTGTCGCCTCATGCGCTACGACATACACATGCCGTCCATTTACTTGAAGCCGGTGCAAATATAAAATACGTGTCCGAGCGACTTGGACACGCGAGCGTCAAAATCACTGCGGACACGTATTTGCATGTTACAAAGAAAATTGAAGATGATGCGCTTACCCTTTACGAGAGCTATTTAGAAAACCGGGCAAAAAACGGGCAAGCTGAAATTTCGGAACCGAAAACCCTTGATGCGTAA
- the sufB gene encoding Fe-S cluster assembly protein SufB, with the protein MAKLEKEVAQNSNPALDIVSDYKYGFSDPENYVYKAEKGLTREIVKKISEMKNEPGWMTDFRLKSYDQFVKMPMPWWTKDLDDLDFDDIHYYVRPTDKSVTDWSEVPDTVKQTFDKLGIPEAERNFLAGVTAQYESEVVYHNMRKDLEEMGVIFTDMDTAVREHPDLVKKYFATVIPPSDNKFAALNSCVWSGGSFIWVPKGVHVEIPLQAYFRINTKNAGQFERTLIIAEEGSFVHYVEGCSAPKYSSDSLHSAVVEIVCLKDSRVRYTTIQNWSPNVYNLVTKRAVAHENAVMEWIDGNIGSKLTMKYPAVILKGEGARAEITSIAFAGSGQHQDAGTKVFHLAPNTSSTIVSKSISKGGGKTTYRGWVKVAENAKGSKVNVKCDALMFDDGSVSDTIPFMEIGNDRVAIEHEATVSKVSEDQLFYLQSRGLSEQQATNLIVSGFIEPFAKVLPMEYAVELNRLIELEMEGSVG; encoded by the coding sequence ATGGCCAAACTGGAAAAAGAAGTAGCGCAAAACAGCAACCCGGCACTTGACATTGTGTCCGATTACAAATACGGTTTCTCCGATCCGGAGAACTATGTATATAAAGCGGAAAAAGGTTTGACCCGGGAGATCGTCAAGAAAATATCGGAAATGAAAAACGAGCCGGGCTGGATGACCGATTTCCGGCTGAAAAGCTACGATCAATTTGTGAAAATGCCGATGCCCTGGTGGACGAAAGATCTTGACGATCTGGATTTCGATGATATCCATTACTACGTGCGTCCAACCGACAAATCGGTGACAGACTGGTCGGAAGTGCCGGATACGGTGAAGCAAACGTTCGACAAATTGGGGATCCCCGAAGCGGAACGCAATTTCCTGGCGGGCGTCACGGCACAGTACGAATCGGAAGTCGTCTACCACAATATGCGCAAAGACCTCGAGGAAATGGGCGTCATCTTCACCGATATGGACACGGCCGTCCGCGAACATCCGGATCTCGTGAAAAAATATTTCGCGACGGTGATTCCGCCGTCGGACAACAAGTTTGCCGCACTCAACTCATGCGTCTGGTCGGGCGGTTCGTTCATCTGGGTGCCCAAAGGGGTACATGTCGAGATTCCTCTGCAGGCTTATTTCCGTATCAATACCAAGAATGCGGGTCAGTTTGAACGCACGTTGATCATCGCGGAAGAAGGGTCGTTTGTTCACTATGTGGAAGGATGTTCGGCACCGAAATATTCAAGTGATTCCCTGCACTCCGCAGTGGTTGAGATCGTGTGCTTGAAAGATTCTCGTGTTCGTTATACGACGATCCAAAACTGGTCGCCGAACGTGTATAACCTGGTGACCAAGCGCGCGGTTGCTCACGAGAACGCGGTGATGGAATGGATCGACGGAAACATCGGTTCGAAGCTGACGATGAAGTATCCGGCCGTGATCCTGAAAGGCGAAGGTGCGCGTGCTGAAATCACCTCCATCGCTTTCGCGGGCTCCGGGCAACATCAGGATGCCGGTACAAAAGTGTTCCATCTGGCGCCGAACACATCAAGTACCATCGTTTCCAAGTCGATCTCGAAAGGCGGCGGAAAAACGACCTACCGCGGTTGGGTGAAAGTAGCGGAAAACGCGAAAGGTTCCAAAGTCAACGTCAAATGTGACGCCTTGATGTTCGATGACGGATCGGTTTCCGACACGATTCCTTTCATGGAGATCGGCAATGACCGTGTAGCGATCGAACACGAAGCGACCGTATCCAAAGTTTCGGAAGACCAGCTCTTCTATTTGCAAAGCCGCGGTCTTTCCGAGCAACAAGCGACCAACCTGATCGTTTCCGGGTTCATCGAACCGTTTGCGAAAGTGTTGCCGATGGAATATGCGGTCGAGCTCAACCGTTTGATCGAGTTGGAAATGGAGGGTTCGGTAGGATAA
- the sufU gene encoding Fe-S cluster assembly sulfur transfer protein SufU yields MLESLYQDIILDHYKRPRNVGKIEDYDVGMELANPTCGDVIGIHLKLDEEGRVADAKFHGHGCSISQSSASMLTVKLKGKTLEDARHLIQRFYDMMKGVEGNYEDLGELQALKGVAKYPVRIKCATLAWKALEQGMDKKEGC; encoded by the coding sequence ATGTTGGAGAGTCTCTACCAGGATATCATCCTGGATCATTATAAACGACCGCGCAATGTAGGGAAGATCGAAGATTACGATGTCGGTATGGAACTTGCGAATCCGACATGCGGGGATGTCATCGGCATTCATCTGAAATTGGATGAGGAAGGACGCGTGGCAGATGCCAAGTTTCATGGCCACGGTTGTTCCATCAGCCAGTCAAGTGCTTCGATGCTCACCGTGAAATTGAAAGGTAAGACGCTCGAGGACGCTCGCCACCTGATCCAGCGTTTTTATGACATGATGAAAGGCGTCGAAGGAAATTACGAAGACCTCGGTGAACTGCAGGCTTTGAAAGGTGTCGCCAAATATCCTGTAAGGATTAAGTGTGCGACGCTCGCATGGAAAGCACTTGAACAAGGCATGGACAAAAAGGAGGGGTGTTAA
- a CDS encoding aminotransferase class V-fold PLP-dependent enzyme produces MFDVKKVKQDFPILNQEVNGKPIAYLDSAASSHIPKPVMDAMTRYYEYAHSNVHRGVHTLGERATSAYEGAREKVARFLNAPAPENIVFTRGATEAINLVAYALGLHQFEEGDGIVVTLLEHHANLVPWQQIAKLKKAKLYMVELLEDGTLNMEQYRSHLKTGKIKMVAVSHASNVLGTITPIKEIVREAHEAGALVCVDAAQSVPHMPIDVQDLDVDFLAASGHKMLGPTGIGFLYGKGHLLEQMEPFQLGGSMIGLVDYYESTWAEVPARFEAGTPNIVGAVGLAAAIDYLTDLGLENIERHEQELLTYAWERLSGIEGIEMYGPRSPRTGLISFNLYHIHPHDVSTILDAEGVAVRAGHHCAQPLHRWLHVPATNRASFYVYNEKEDIDRLVAALQRVKEVFG; encoded by the coding sequence ATGTTTGATGTAAAAAAGGTGAAACAGGACTTCCCGATCCTTAACCAAGAGGTGAACGGAAAACCGATCGCTTACCTGGATTCTGCCGCCAGTTCGCATATTCCGAAGCCGGTGATGGACGCGATGACCCGCTATTACGAATATGCTCACTCGAACGTCCATCGCGGGGTGCACACGCTGGGAGAGCGAGCCACTTCCGCCTATGAAGGAGCACGGGAAAAAGTGGCCCGTTTCCTCAACGCTCCGGCACCTGAAAATATTGTGTTTACACGCGGTGCCACGGAAGCGATCAATTTGGTCGCATATGCGCTCGGACTTCACCAATTTGAAGAAGGAGACGGGATCGTCGTCACTCTCTTGGAACACCATGCCAACCTCGTCCCCTGGCAACAAATTGCCAAGTTAAAAAAAGCCAAATTGTATATGGTCGAACTGCTTGAGGATGGTACACTCAACATGGAGCAATATCGCTCCCACCTCAAGACAGGAAAAATTAAAATGGTTGCTGTCTCACATGCGTCGAACGTGCTTGGAACGATCACACCGATCAAAGAGATCGTGCGCGAGGCGCACGAAGCCGGTGCTCTCGTGTGTGTGGATGCGGCTCAAAGCGTCCCGCACATGCCGATCGACGTACAAGATCTTGATGTCGATTTCCTCGCTGCTTCCGGACACAAGATGCTCGGCCCGACAGGCATCGGCTTTCTCTACGGGAAGGGGCATCTGCTCGAACAGATGGAACCGTTCCAACTGGGCGGAAGCATGATCGGACTTGTCGATTACTATGAATCCACTTGGGCGGAAGTGCCCGCCCGCTTTGAGGCTGGAACGCCGAACATCGTGGGTGCTGTGGGATTGGCGGCAGCCATCGATTATTTGACAGATTTGGGCTTGGAGAATATCGAGCGGCACGAACAGGAACTGCTCACTTATGCGTGGGAACGTTTGTCGGGCATCGAAGGGATCGAAATGTATGGCCCACGCAGTCCAAGGACAGGGTTGATCTCATTTAATCTCTATCATATTCACCCGCATGATGTATCGACCATCTTGGATGCGGAGGGAGTTGCCGTTCGTGCGGGACACCATTGCGCACAGCCGTTGCATAGATGGTTGCACGTGCCTGCTACCAACCGGGCGAGCTTTTACGTTTATAATGAAAAGGAAGATATCGATCGACTGGTGGCCGCACTTCAGAGAGTGAAGGAGGTGTTCGGCTAA
- the sufD gene encoding Fe-S cluster assembly protein SufD codes for MSQVISSTIDSTAIQSLADRYNEPKWARDLREQAFAAFQTMALPAKDEGWRNLRLRDVPLDSIIPYTVAKPLATEPFKKLEISSAATLVHYNSEVQQVRIDPELEAKGVIFMSLQEAISKHADKVEKYLGKLYDVKESKFAALHYALRTGGMFLYIPKNVVIDQPIQVFTYADEANAGVFNHTLVVAEPFSQVSIIDYSVSDLRGGQCVHSGAVEIFAEEGAKVSYIALQNFDNGVFSFNPRRAHIGKNAEVKWSVSELGAQLARSESVSYLEGDGAASDAVVVFFGSEKQSLDVSAGMIHTGNHGVSDIVAKGVMKDQARTIWRGLGHIKQGAKSCKTYQAERSLILSEGAKGDAIPGLLIEETDVLGAGHAAAVGRIDEEQLFYLMSRGITLAQAHRMIVEGFFGAVLDRIPVEVIRDEVYALIRKKLGDQNV; via the coding sequence ATGTCGCAAGTGATCAGTTCCACGATCGATTCGACTGCCATCCAATCCCTGGCCGACCGCTACAATGAACCCAAGTGGGCGAGGGATTTGCGCGAACAGGCGTTTGCGGCATTTCAAACTATGGCGCTTCCTGCAAAAGATGAAGGATGGCGAAATCTGCGCCTGCGCGATGTGCCGCTGGATTCCATCATACCTTATACGGTAGCCAAACCCTTGGCGACTGAACCGTTCAAGAAACTGGAAATCTCTTCTGCGGCTACTCTCGTTCATTACAACAGCGAGGTTCAGCAGGTACGTATCGACCCTGAACTGGAAGCCAAAGGGGTCATTTTCATGAGCCTGCAGGAAGCGATCAGCAAGCATGCAGATAAAGTCGAGAAGTACCTCGGCAAACTGTACGATGTGAAGGAGAGCAAGTTTGCCGCGTTGCATTACGCGCTGCGTACCGGCGGGATGTTCCTCTATATTCCGAAGAACGTGGTGATCGATCAGCCGATCCAAGTCTTTACCTATGCGGATGAGGCGAATGCAGGGGTATTCAATCATACGTTGGTCGTCGCGGAACCGTTCTCTCAAGTCAGTATTATTGACTATTCAGTGTCCGATTTACGCGGTGGACAATGTGTCCATAGTGGTGCAGTCGAAATCTTTGCGGAAGAGGGAGCGAAGGTTTCCTATATCGCGCTGCAAAACTTTGATAACGGTGTGTTTAGCTTCAACCCCCGCCGCGCGCACATTGGAAAAAACGCGGAAGTCAAATGGTCGGTCAGCGAATTGGGGGCGCAACTGGCTCGTTCGGAAAGTGTCTCGTATCTTGAAGGAGATGGAGCTGCATCTGACGCGGTTGTCGTCTTCTTCGGTTCGGAAAAACAATCCCTCGATGTATCTGCAGGCATGATTCACACGGGCAATCACGGGGTTTCCGATATCGTTGCGAAAGGTGTCATGAAAGACCAGGCACGCACGATCTGGAGAGGTCTCGGCCATATCAAACAGGGGGCGAAAAGCTGTAAGACCTACCAGGCGGAAAGGAGTCTCATTCTTTCGGAAGGCGCAAAAGGGGACGCTATTCCGGGACTTCTCATTGAGGAGACGGACGTTCTGGGCGCCGGTCATGCGGCAGCCGTCGGGAGAATCGACGAAGAACAACTTTTCTATTTGATGAGCCGCGGGATCACACTCGCGCAAGCGCATCGTATGATCGTGGAAGGATTCTTCGGGGCTGTGCTCGACCGTATCCCAGTTGAAGTGATCCGCGATGAGGTATATGCCCTTATTCGGAAGAAACTTGGTGATCAAAATGTTTGA
- the sufC gene encoding Fe-S cluster assembly ATPase SufC, with product MADLVIRDLHVSVAGKEVIKGLSLTVKGGEVHAIMGPNGTGKTTLSMAVAGHPRYEITSGEVWLGDQNLLEMSVDERARAGLFLAFQYPAEIPGVPVKNYLRQIYNAVKGTDLEVFEFYNIMMEKMQMMKMDPSFANRHLNEGFSGGEKKRHEILQMALLEPKIAILDETDSGLDIDALKIVSEGVNSLRGPELGVLVITHYHRLLEYIKPDIVHVMMDGRIVRSGGPELALELEAKGYDWIRSEVSAGKEV from the coding sequence ATGGCAGATTTGGTCATTCGTGACCTGCACGTGAGCGTTGCAGGAAAAGAAGTGATAAAAGGGCTTTCGCTTACCGTTAAAGGCGGTGAAGTACACGCGATCATGGGGCCAAACGGTACTGGCAAAACCACCTTGTCCATGGCCGTTGCTGGTCATCCTCGTTATGAAATCACCAGCGGAGAAGTATGGCTCGGCGATCAGAATTTGCTCGAAATGTCTGTGGACGAGCGCGCACGTGCAGGTCTATTCCTGGCATTCCAGTATCCGGCGGAAATCCCCGGCGTTCCTGTGAAAAATTATCTCCGTCAAATCTACAACGCCGTCAAGGGAACCGATTTGGAAGTTTTTGAGTTTTACAACATCATGATGGAAAAAATGCAGATGATGAAAATGGATCCATCGTTTGCGAACCGGCATCTGAACGAAGGATTCTCCGGCGGCGAGAAGAAACGCCACGAGATCTTGCAAATGGCCTTGCTCGAGCCGAAGATCGCGATCCTTGACGAGACGGATTCCGGTCTCGATATCGACGCATTGAAAATCGTATCCGAAGGCGTCAACAGTTTGCGCGGGCCGGAACTCGGCGTGCTTGTGATCACGCACTACCATCGTTTGCTCGAATACATCAAACCGGATATCGTGCATGTGATGATGGATGGCCGTATCGTCCGCTCGGGTGGTCCGGAATTGGCACTGGAGCTTGAAGCGAAAGGATATGACTGGATTAGGAGCGAAGTTTCGGCCGGGAAGGAGGTTTAA
- a CDS encoding RrF2 family transcriptional regulator produces the protein MKLSARGHYGLIAMTYLAQLGNEEPVSIKTIAVAEQIPESFLEQIFHTLRKSGLVTSVRGARGGFRLARPSNQLTAGEVVRALEGPITPVECLDLNAAGDCCCKIGSCSTKIVWERLRDIMVAFLDSITLEDIVERSDKLYGRLEIPAAVQADGHAVLSEQ, from the coding sequence GTGAAGCTTTCAGCCCGTGGACATTATGGATTAATTGCAATGACGTACCTTGCTCAACTCGGAAATGAAGAACCGGTATCCATTAAAACGATAGCTGTAGCAGAACAGATTCCGGAATCTTTTTTGGAACAGATTTTTCATACACTGCGAAAGTCAGGGCTTGTGACCAGTGTTCGGGGAGCTCGCGGAGGTTTTCGTCTGGCCCGTCCTTCCAATCAATTGACGGCGGGCGAAGTTGTACGCGCGTTGGAAGGTCCGATCACCCCCGTGGAATGTCTGGATCTTAATGCTGCAGGAGATTGTTGTTGCAAAATCGGTTCTTGTTCGACGAAAATTGTCTGGGAGAGATTGCGCGATATTATGGTCGCTTTCCTGGATAGTATCACTTTGGAAGATATCGTTGAACGAAGCGATAAGCTGTATGGCCGCTTGGAGATTCCGGCCGCTGTACAAGCAGACGGTCACGCGGTTCTTTCCGAGCAATAA
- a CDS encoding CAP domain-containing protein, producing MKRNKRLRRLGLLSATAMLCGLLFTTTSSAAIDRYTVQKGDTLWLISLKYHLKWQDIWQANKSQIPNPHLIYPGQVLAIPSANIQVSSYEQQVVDLCNAERTKNGLPPLSLNADLAHMAHVKAQDMRDKNYFDHNSPTYGSPFQMMKTFGISFSYAGENIAAGQPDPQSVVNSWMNSPGHRANILNRNYTRIGVGFVSGGTYRTYWVEEFIRP from the coding sequence ATGAAACGAAACAAGCGATTGCGTCGCCTGGGGCTACTTTCTGCTACGGCGATGCTCTGCGGATTGCTTTTCACAACCACATCATCGGCTGCCATTGACCGGTATACGGTACAAAAAGGAGATACTTTGTGGTTGATTTCATTAAAGTATCACCTAAAATGGCAGGATATTTGGCAGGCAAACAAATCGCAGATTCCGAACCCTCATTTGATCTATCCAGGTCAGGTACTCGCGATACCATCCGCAAACATCCAGGTTTCATCGTATGAGCAACAAGTCGTTGATCTGTGCAATGCGGAAAGGACGAAAAACGGCTTGCCGCCCCTGTCGCTCAATGCAGACTTAGCTCATATGGCTCATGTCAAAGCACAAGATATGCGTGATAAGAATTACTTCGATCACAACTCTCCCACGTACGGTTCACCGTTTCAGATGATGAAGACATTCGGCATCTCATTCTCCTATGCCGGGGAAAACATCGCTGCAGGGCAACCGGATCCACAATCGGTCGTAAACAGTTGGATGAACAGCCCTGGCCACAGAGCCAATATATTAAACCGCAATTATACGCGTATCGGCGTGGGATTTGTCAGTGGGGGAACCTATAGAACCTACTGGGTGGAAGAATTTATTCGTCCGTAA